The Candidatus Binatia bacterium genomic interval GGCAATGCGGTTCAACCGTACAGCCGGAGTGTTCCCAATGATATCGAGGCAGGACTTGGCTATTGCGGGGTACATGATTGTGGTTGGAACTGAGTCGAGTCAAAATAACGGCGCGACCCATCCAAGTCAATTCGATCCCATGCCGCCACCTGCCGATAGCGCTATCGTGTTGTTTCCCGGAGCCCTCGGAGATTTCATTTGTTTTCTCCCCGCCCTGGCCGCCCTGCAGGCGCGGCATGACGGGCACCTGCTCCTCGTTACCAATCCGGCACTGCGGGAGCTTGTCCGGCTTCCGCGCACCGCCACAGCATCGATCGACCGGCGTGAGATTGCGGACCTGTTCGTGTCGGACCGTCCCGCTGGCCCGGAAACCCGGAAGCTGTTCACCGGTTTTCGCTCGGTGTACTCGTGGACCGGGTTCGGGAATCCGGATGTCAGCCTGCGCCTGGCCGCGGTCACCGGCGGACAGGTGAATATCTACCGTTTCCGCGGCATGGACACGGGCGAGCACGCCGTCGAGTACTACGCCCGTTGCGTCGGCGTCGCGCCGCGATTGTCGATCGGCTCGTTTTTCGCCGACGACGCGGAGTGGTTCAAAACGTTCGAGCGCCAGCACCAGATTGCGAACTCCTTCGTGGTCGTGCATCCCGGCAGTGGCTCAGCGAAGAAAAACTGGCAAGGATTCGAGGCGATTGTCCGGCGATATCATGAACAGGATGGCCACACCGTCGTGCTGCTACAGGGGCCCGCCGAGATGGAACGGGCGAGGCCAGATTACGGGGCTGATGTCACGCTCGATGGACTGTCCCTACCTCGGGTCGCCGCGCTGCTGCGTCGCAGTGGGTTCTACATCGGCAACGATTCAGGCGTGAGCCACCTTGCCGGCGCCGTGGGAACGCACGGGCTGGTGCTCTTCGGCCCGACAGACCCGACAACGTGGGCACCGCAAAGCGATAGGCTACAGATCCTGTACGCTCCAGAGCCGTGCTCGCGCTGCGGGAACGACCTCTTCTGCCTGCATCGACTTCCCGCCGAGCGGGTGCTCAGCGCACTCGAAACGTTCGGTACGCATGGCTCGTGCTCCTCTTTCCCGTAGGGACCTCGCTGGAATATCAACAGAGGCTGAGTTGTTCACCAGAACGCAGGGGCCGGCGAAAGGCGCTGGCGTTGAGCGGCGGCAGTGGCCGATCGAGTCCGTGACGCCGCGCCGCAACCTCGAAAAGGGCTTGGATCTGCCCGGCATACACACCCTCGCCGCGCAGGCGACGTCCGAAACGCGTATCGCTGAGCCGGCCTGCGCGGCACTCCCGGATCCGACCGAGCACCCGTTCGCGTCGATCCGGAAAGTGTTCCGCCAGCCATTCCGCGAACAGGGCGTCGACCGGAGGTGGCAATCGCAGCAGCTGCCACGAGGCGCTTTGCGCCCCGGCCGCGGCGGCTGCAGCGACGATGCGTGGGATCTCTTCGTCGTTCAGACCTGGGATCACCGGGGCGACGAGAATGCCAGTCGGTATTCCTGCAGCGCTGAGGGCGCGGACCGCTTCAAGGCGCAGCTG includes:
- a CDS encoding glycosyltransferase family 9 protein, whose translation is MPPPADSAIVLFPGALGDFICFLPALAALQARHDGHLLLVTNPALRELVRLPRTATASIDRREIADLFVSDRPAGPETRKLFTGFRSVYSWTGFGNPDVSLRLAAVTGGQVNIYRFRGMDTGEHAVEYYARCVGVAPRLSIGSFFADDAEWFKTFERQHQIANSFVVVHPGSGSAKKNWQGFEAIVRRYHEQDGHTVVLLQGPAEMERARPDYGADVTLDGLSLPRVAALLRRSGFYIGNDSGVSHLAGAVGTHGLVLFGPTDPTTWAPQSDRLQILYAPEPCSRCGNDLFCLHRLPAERVLSALETFGTHGSCSSFP